A single region of the Pontibacter kalidii genome encodes:
- a CDS encoding SDR family NAD(P)-dependent oxidoreductase — MGNRLKGKVAIVTGGGAGIGEAISKKFASEGAMVVVAGFPEDPVEDVAREIQEEGGTAIPFTADLSLLANAESCVQLAVKQYGKLDILINNAGTFPEVNMLSDYSEEAFDYLLKNNIRTAFVMSKAALPELQKTKGNIVCAGSESGALGIAQNAPYGGTKGFMHAFTKGLAAEQAQKGVRCNIVAPGPIDTGWTHKETGPMDKQMEQMVTQGTLMGRRGTPEEVANVYLFLASEEASYVTGAIFPVDGGTLIAKGPAGDMAAQSMKTQPDGELKLKHSRESHTSIRK, encoded by the coding sequence ATGGGAAACAGACTTAAAGGAAAGGTGGCCATCGTGACAGGCGGTGGCGCGGGTATCGGCGAAGCCATCAGTAAGAAATTCGCCAGTGAAGGAGCCATGGTGGTTGTGGCTGGTTTTCCGGAAGACCCGGTGGAGGACGTGGCGCGGGAAATACAGGAGGAGGGAGGTACTGCCATCCCTTTCACCGCCGACCTGTCCCTGCTGGCCAACGCCGAGAGCTGCGTGCAGCTGGCCGTGAAGCAATACGGCAAACTCGACATCCTGATCAACAACGCGGGCACCTTTCCGGAGGTGAACATGCTCTCCGATTACTCGGAGGAGGCCTTCGACTACCTGCTCAAAAACAACATCCGGACAGCCTTTGTGATGAGCAAGGCAGCGCTGCCGGAGCTGCAGAAAACCAAAGGGAACATCGTTTGCGCCGGCTCCGAGTCGGGTGCACTGGGCATTGCGCAAAATGCGCCGTATGGCGGCACCAAGGGCTTCATGCACGCCTTTACCAAGGGGCTGGCGGCGGAGCAGGCGCAGAAGGGCGTGCGCTGCAATATTGTGGCGCCCGGCCCCATCGACACCGGCTGGACCCACAAGGAAACCGGTCCGATGGACAAGCAAATGGAGCAGATGGTGACGCAAGGCACACTGATGGGCCGGCGGGGCACGCCGGAGGAAGTGGCTAACGTATACCTGTTCCTGGCTTCGGAGGAGGCCTCGTATGTAACCGGTGCCATCTTCCCGGTAGATGGCGGCACGCTTATCGCCAAAGGCCCAGCCGGCGACATGGCTGCACAAAGTATGAAAACGCAGCCGGATGGGGAGTTGAAACTGAAGCACTCCAGGGAAAGCCATACCTCGATCAGGAAGTAG
- a CDS encoding sensor histidine kinase, translated as MNLNSRTLALITSLAVAVVLTAFLALASSFSSRGFVAALVIVFVCCFVLLHFSYEALVFREVKNVYSSLEKLKRQDFKKVESRSTFAADPLKKIKDEIYMIAEGKQQEIDELKRLQVMRREFLADVSHELKTPIFAAQGFIHTLLDGAMDDPVVRDKFLQKAARSLDGLDALVQDLISISQFEKGVVELAKRNFNVVQLVHEVAEQLEQKAAEQQMTLHVETEEPVMLYADPNRIRQVLINLIDNAIKYGRKGGNVWITFDEGKRKYTITVKDDGTGIAEEHINRIFERFYRIDKSRARDNTSTGLGLSICKHIIEAHRSFIAIKSEIGKGTTLRFKLLKAK; from the coding sequence ATGAATTTAAACTCCCGTACGCTTGCCCTTATAACCTCATTGGCGGTAGCAGTTGTGCTCACCGCCTTTCTTGCTTTAGCCAGCTCTTTCTCCTCCCGTGGGTTTGTGGCGGCGCTGGTGATCGTGTTTGTCTGCTGCTTTGTGCTGCTGCATTTCTCGTACGAGGCGCTCGTGTTCCGCGAGGTGAAGAACGTCTACTCCAGCCTGGAGAAGCTGAAGCGGCAGGATTTTAAGAAGGTGGAAAGCCGCTCCACCTTCGCGGCTGACCCGCTCAAAAAGATAAAGGACGAAATCTACATGATTGCGGAGGGGAAGCAGCAGGAGATTGATGAACTGAAGCGCCTGCAGGTCATGCGCCGCGAGTTTCTGGCCGACGTATCGCATGAGCTGAAAACACCGATATTTGCGGCCCAGGGCTTTATTCACACCTTGCTGGACGGTGCTATGGACGACCCTGTAGTGCGCGATAAGTTTCTGCAGAAGGCAGCCAGAAGCCTTGACGGACTCGACGCGCTGGTGCAGGACCTGATCAGCATTTCGCAGTTTGAAAAAGGCGTGGTAGAGTTGGCCAAGCGCAACTTTAACGTGGTGCAGCTTGTGCACGAAGTAGCCGAGCAGCTGGAGCAAAAGGCCGCCGAGCAGCAGATGACCCTGCACGTGGAGACTGAGGAGCCGGTGATGCTTTACGCAGACCCAAACCGCATCCGCCAGGTCTTGATCAACCTGATCGACAATGCCATCAAGTATGGGCGCAAGGGCGGCAACGTCTGGATCACGTTCGACGAGGGCAAGCGCAAGTACACCATCACCGTTAAGGACGACGGCACCGGCATAGCCGAAGAGCACATCAACCGCATCTTCGAGCGCTTTTACCGCATCGACAAGAGCCGCGCCCGCGACAACACCAGCACCGGCCTGGGCCTCTCCATTTGCAAGCACATCATAGAGGCGCACCGCTCCTTCATCGCTATTAAAAGTGAGATAGGCAAAGGCACTACCCTCCGCTTTAAGCTGCTGAAGGCAAAATAG
- a CDS encoding RluA family pseudouridine synthase, whose amino-acid sequence MKYPVFKDLIIFENEDYVVVNKPPFLATLEDRTPNTTNLLKIARQYNPDLQACHRLDKDTSGCLVFAKNAEAYRHLSMQFEHRQVYKVYHAVAWGVHKFEDELVNRAILPNAKGVAHLNPKGKPAETYFTTLESFARHTLVECVPVTGRLHQIRVHLAFLNAPIVGDALYGGENVYLSNLKRGYNLKKDTEELPLIKRFALHSFNIGFTLLNEEPIKIEAPYPKDFGVLVKQLRAH is encoded by the coding sequence ATGAAGTACCCGGTTTTTAAGGACCTGATCATATTCGAGAATGAGGATTACGTGGTGGTGAACAAGCCGCCGTTTCTGGCCACGCTGGAAGACCGTACGCCTAACACGACCAATTTGCTTAAGATAGCGCGCCAGTACAACCCGGACCTGCAGGCCTGCCACCGCCTGGACAAGGACACCTCAGGCTGCCTGGTTTTCGCCAAAAATGCGGAGGCCTACCGCCACCTGTCGATGCAGTTTGAGCACCGCCAGGTGTACAAAGTATACCATGCCGTGGCCTGGGGCGTGCATAAATTTGAGGATGAGCTGGTAAACAGGGCTATACTGCCCAACGCAAAGGGTGTGGCACACCTGAACCCGAAAGGGAAACCGGCCGAGACCTACTTCACCACGCTGGAGAGTTTTGCCCGCCATACCTTGGTGGAGTGCGTACCGGTAACCGGCCGTCTGCACCAGATACGGGTGCACCTGGCGTTCTTGAATGCCCCGATCGTGGGCGATGCGTTGTATGGCGGCGAGAATGTGTACCTGAGCAACCTGAAGCGCGGGTATAACCTAAAAAAGGACACCGAGGAACTGCCCCTGATCAAGCGGTTTGCGCTGCACTCCTTCAACATCGGCTTTACGCTACTCAACGAGGAGCCTATTAAAATAGAGGCGCCTTACCCCAAAGACTTCGGCGTGCTGGTAAAGCAGCTGCGGGCACATTAA
- a CDS encoding AAA family ATPase, producing the protein MTQFTSDKEAADALHHSYRELTSEISKVIVGQDEVVRLVLTAVFCQGHCLLVGVPGLAKTLLIQTIASTLDMSFNRVQFTPDLMPSDIVGAETLDNERNFRFVTGPIFANIVLADEINRTPPKTQAALLEAMQEHAVTVAGHRYRLPEPFFVLATQNPIEQEGTYPLPEAQLDRFMFNITLGYPSYESELQIVKNTTGAATHQLRKILHADDILAFQQLVRRVPVTDNVVEYAVKLVHQTRPNMPMASKQANQFLEWGAGPRASQHLIVGAKCNAILNGKYSPDIEDVQEVALPILRHRIVRNFKAEAEGVTEEQLIRELL; encoded by the coding sequence ATGACGCAGTTCACCTCTGACAAAGAAGCAGCCGACGCCCTGCACCACTCCTACCGGGAGCTCACTTCTGAGATATCAAAAGTGATTGTAGGCCAGGACGAGGTCGTAAGGTTGGTACTTACAGCTGTTTTTTGTCAGGGGCACTGCCTGTTGGTGGGGGTGCCGGGGCTGGCCAAAACGCTCCTCATCCAAACCATCGCCTCCACGCTGGATATGAGCTTTAACCGGGTGCAGTTCACGCCCGACCTGATGCCCTCCGATATCGTGGGGGCCGAGACCCTGGACAACGAGCGCAACTTCCGGTTTGTGACGGGTCCTATCTTTGCCAACATCGTGCTAGCCGACGAGATTAACCGGACGCCCCCTAAGACGCAGGCCGCCCTGCTGGAGGCCATGCAGGAGCACGCCGTAACCGTGGCGGGCCACAGGTACCGCCTTCCGGAACCATTCTTTGTGCTGGCCACCCAAAACCCGATCGAGCAGGAGGGCACTTATCCCCTGCCCGAAGCGCAGCTCGACCGCTTTATGTTCAACATCACACTAGGCTACCCAAGCTACGAGTCAGAACTGCAGATCGTAAAGAACACCACGGGCGCTGCCACCCACCAACTCCGCAAGATCCTGCACGCCGACGACATACTTGCCTTTCAGCAGCTGGTGCGCCGCGTGCCGGTTACTGACAATGTGGTGGAGTATGCCGTAAAGCTGGTGCACCAGACTCGCCCGAACATGCCGATGGCCTCTAAGCAGGCAAATCAGTTCCTGGAGTGGGGCGCGGGCCCAAGGGCCTCGCAGCACCTGATCGTGGGCGCCAAGTGCAACGCCATCCTCAACGGTAAATATAGCCCCGATATTGAGGACGTGCAGGAAGTGGCGCTGCCCATACTTCGCCACCGCATCGTGCGCAACTTCAAGGCCGAGGCCGAGGGCGTTACAGAAGAACAACTGATCCGGGAGCTGCTGTAG
- a CDS encoding DUF3108 domain-containing protein, giving the protein MMKKFFPVLILLSLVIFGFATKDRMRQLPNDSFSTGEVLKYKVHYGPITAAEAVIDISPEIHTINNRACYKATVYGKTNSSFDLFIRIRDTWQSYIDTAAIVPQRSFRNIEEGNYRKRETVDFDHYANKAHVEKKKKSKKVEKKTYKVTDNVQDIVSGFYYLRTLNFDNMRVGDKTTVQGFFDEENFNMEVEYRGREVVSTKAGNIKAIKLVPRMPKNEMFKGENSITVYLSDDKNKIPVLIQAEMFVGSVKVNLYDYKNLKNELLFARN; this is encoded by the coding sequence ATGATGAAAAAGTTTTTCCCTGTACTCATACTTCTTTCGCTCGTAATTTTTGGCTTTGCCACCAAAGACAGGATGCGCCAGCTGCCAAACGACAGCTTTAGCACCGGTGAGGTGCTGAAGTATAAGGTACACTATGGTCCCATCACGGCTGCCGAGGCTGTGATCGACATATCCCCGGAAATACACACGATAAACAACCGCGCCTGCTACAAGGCAACCGTTTACGGCAAGACCAATAGCTCCTTCGACCTTTTCATCAGGATACGCGATACCTGGCAGTCCTACATCGATACGGCCGCCATTGTGCCGCAACGCTCGTTCCGCAACATAGAGGAGGGCAATTACCGAAAACGCGAAACCGTGGATTTTGACCATTACGCCAACAAGGCGCATGTGGAGAAAAAGAAGAAGTCGAAGAAGGTAGAGAAGAAGACGTACAAGGTGACCGACAACGTGCAGGATATTGTGAGCGGCTTTTACTACCTGCGCACCCTCAACTTCGACAACATGCGTGTGGGCGATAAAACCACCGTGCAGGGCTTCTTTGATGAGGAGAACTTTAACATGGAGGTGGAGTACCGCGGCCGTGAGGTGGTTAGCACCAAGGCCGGCAACATCAAAGCCATCAAGCTGGTGCCGCGCATGCCAAAAAACGAGATGTTTAAGGGCGAGAACTCCATTACCGTTTACCTCTCTGACGACAAGAACAAGATACCGGTGCTGATACAGGCAGAGATGTTTGTGGGCTCTGTGAAAGTAAACCTATATGATTACAAGAACCTTAAGAACGAGCTCTTGTTTGCCAGAAACTGA
- a CDS encoding GNAT family N-acetyltransferase — protein MSFLYNTIAEDFDEQLETEHLLLRPYQEGDEQDFMRLLQENMAYLKPAFSGRLARVRMLDDARSQVQQLRTDWENRRIFDFGVWQKEDNHYIGDIALKNLDRTIPKAELGLYFAAWPATRQLAQEALQEVIRFAFGPLGLNKIYLRCTSANESYGSLAQGCGFVKEGVLRSDYRGADSDKLLDLSYYGFTRQDFEKVQQQEKASSTAIV, from the coding sequence ATGAGCTTTTTATACAATACTATTGCTGAGGACTTTGATGAGCAGTTAGAGACAGAACACCTGCTTCTGCGGCCTTACCAGGAGGGAGACGAGCAGGATTTTATGCGCCTGCTGCAGGAGAACATGGCATACCTGAAACCTGCTTTCTCTGGCCGCCTGGCGCGGGTGCGCATGCTGGACGATGCCCGCTCGCAGGTGCAGCAACTACGCACCGACTGGGAGAATCGGCGCATCTTCGACTTTGGCGTCTGGCAGAAAGAGGACAACCATTACATCGGCGACATCGCCCTCAAGAACCTGGACCGCACTATCCCTAAGGCTGAGCTGGGTTTATACTTTGCTGCCTGGCCTGCCACCCGGCAACTGGCACAGGAGGCACTGCAGGAGGTGATCCGGTTTGCCTTCGGGCCGCTGGGACTGAATAAAATATACCTGCGCTGCACCAGTGCCAACGAGAGTTACGGCTCGCTGGCCCAGGGCTGCGGATTTGTGAAAGAGGGTGTACTGCGCAGCGACTACCGCGGCGCCGACTCCGACAAACTGTTGGATCTAAGCTATTACGGCTTCACCCGCCAGGACTTCGAGAAAGTACAGCAGCAGGAGAAAGCCAGCTCGACGGCTATAGTGTAG
- a CDS encoding NAD(P)H-quinone oxidoreductase has protein sequence MKAILVKQPGGPEQLILGEYEQPLPSPTELLVKVHATALNRADTLQRQGKYPPPKGASPILGLEIAGEVVEAGINCTKYKKGDKVFGLLPGGGYAEYAVIDEAMAMPVPENLSMGEAAAIPEVFLTAWQALAWLAKLQAGERALIHAGASGVGTAAIQLARALKAEVLVTASAQKVQACLDLGAHKAINYKEVPFEDEVLAHTNSEGVDVIVDFIAGPYFNQNLDCLRLDGRLVILASLGGGKVGEVDLRKILSKRLQVIGSTLRSRSKDYQIKLTEDMSRFALPLFKAGKLKPVVDSVYDWEDVAEAHRYMEQNRNIGKIVLRVG, from the coding sequence ATGAAAGCCATACTTGTGAAACAGCCGGGCGGCCCCGAGCAGCTTATACTCGGGGAGTACGAGCAGCCCCTGCCCAGTCCTACCGAACTGCTGGTAAAAGTGCACGCCACCGCCCTTAACCGCGCCGATACGCTACAGCGCCAGGGCAAGTACCCACCACCCAAAGGGGCCAGCCCTATACTTGGACTTGAGATTGCCGGCGAGGTGGTGGAGGCAGGTATAAACTGCACTAAGTATAAAAAAGGGGATAAAGTGTTCGGCCTGCTGCCGGGTGGGGGCTACGCTGAGTATGCCGTGATAGATGAGGCCATGGCCATGCCGGTGCCGGAGAATCTAAGTATGGGAGAGGCCGCCGCCATACCCGAGGTGTTCTTAACGGCGTGGCAGGCGCTGGCCTGGCTGGCGAAACTGCAGGCGGGGGAGCGGGCGCTCATCCATGCGGGGGCAAGTGGCGTGGGCACGGCAGCCATACAGCTGGCGCGCGCCTTAAAGGCCGAGGTGCTGGTAACGGCGTCGGCACAGAAAGTGCAAGCCTGTCTTGACCTTGGGGCACACAAAGCCATTAACTATAAAGAAGTGCCTTTTGAGGACGAGGTGCTGGCGCATACAAACAGCGAGGGCGTGGACGTGATCGTGGACTTTATAGCCGGGCCATACTTTAACCAGAACCTCGACTGCCTGCGCCTGGACGGGCGCCTGGTTATACTTGCCAGCCTGGGTGGCGGTAAGGTAGGGGAGGTAGACCTGCGCAAGATACTCTCCAAGCGCCTGCAGGTGATCGGCTCCACGCTCCGCTCTCGCTCCAAAGATTACCAGATTAAGCTTACGGAGGATATGAGCCGTTTTGCCCTGCCACTCTTTAAGGCAGGAAAGCTAAAGCCGGTGGTAGATTCTGTGTATGATTGGGAAGATGTGGCCGAGGCACACCGCTACATGGAGCAGAACAGGAATATCGGCAAGATCGTGCTGCGGGTGGGCTAA
- a CDS encoding response regulator transcription factor has protein sequence MQTASHYKILVVDDDPDIVELLQYNLTREGYEVETADNGRKAIEVAKQIKPEVILMDVMMPVMDGIAACRQLRELEEFRQTHIIFLTARSEEFSEVAAFEAGADDYITKPIKPRALLSRLTAFARRDAHQEEQDQVIEAGDLKIDRTSFAVYKGDEKITLPKKEFELLAFLAATPNKVYTREELLSNIWGNDVYVIARTVDVHVRKVREKVGEENIKTIKGVGYKFNTD, from the coding sequence GTGCAAACAGCATCACATTACAAAATCCTTGTGGTAGATGACGATCCGGATATCGTAGAGCTGCTACAGTACAATCTGACCCGCGAGGGATACGAGGTAGAAACCGCCGACAACGGCAGGAAGGCCATTGAGGTGGCCAAGCAAATAAAGCCGGAGGTGATTCTCATGGACGTGATGATGCCGGTAATGGACGGCATTGCCGCCTGCCGGCAGCTGCGCGAACTGGAAGAGTTCCGCCAGACGCACATCATTTTCCTGACTGCCCGCTCTGAGGAATTCTCCGAGGTGGCCGCTTTTGAGGCTGGCGCCGACGATTACATCACCAAGCCCATAAAACCACGCGCACTGCTGAGCCGCCTCACAGCTTTTGCCCGCCGTGATGCGCACCAGGAAGAGCAGGACCAGGTGATCGAGGCCGGCGACCTGAAGATAGACCGCACCAGCTTTGCCGTGTATAAAGGCGACGAGAAAATAACGCTGCCGAAGAAAGAGTTTGAGTTGCTGGCCTTTCTGGCCGCCACGCCCAATAAAGTATACACGCGCGAGGAGCTGCTAAGCAACATCTGGGGCAACGACGTATACGTGATAGCCCGGACAGTGGACGTACATGTGCGCAAGGTGCGTGAGAAAGTGGGCGAAGAGAACATTAAAACCATTAAAGGTGTTGGCTACAAGTTTAACACCGACTAA
- the recA gene encoding recombinase RecA, whose product MSVSNEKLKALQLTMDKLDKTYGKGTVMKLSDNKVEDIPAISTGSLGLDIALGIGGLPRGRVVEIYGPESSGKTTLTLHCIAEAQKKGGLAAFIDAEHAFDRIYAQKLGIDTENLLISQPDNGEQALEIADHLIRSGAIDIIVIDSVAALVPKGELEGDMGDSKMGLQARLMSQALRKLTGTINKTGCTCIFINQLREKIGVMFGNPETTTGGNALKFYASVRLDIRRVGQIKESADNITGNRTRVKVVKNKVAPPFKVVEFDIMYGEGISKVGEVLDLGVELGIVQKSGSWFSYNGDKLGQGRDGVKQILLDNPELMDEIENKIRAIVKGEPEKVAAALDDAAASSAE is encoded by the coding sequence ATGAGCGTAAGCAACGAAAAACTGAAGGCCCTGCAGCTGACCATGGACAAGCTCGACAAAACATACGGTAAAGGCACCGTCATGAAGCTGAGCGACAACAAGGTTGAGGACATTCCGGCCATCTCCACTGGTTCGCTGGGTCTGGATATAGCGTTGGGTATCGGCGGTTTGCCACGCGGCCGTGTCGTAGAGATCTACGGTCCTGAATCCTCTGGTAAAACCACGCTTACTTTGCACTGTATCGCAGAAGCACAGAAAAAAGGCGGCCTGGCAGCATTCATTGACGCTGAGCACGCATTCGACCGAATATACGCCCAGAAATTAGGCATCGATACTGAAAACCTTCTGATATCGCAGCCGGATAATGGTGAGCAGGCGCTTGAGATCGCCGACCACCTGATCCGCTCCGGCGCTATCGACATTATTGTAATTGACTCCGTGGCTGCCCTCGTGCCGAAAGGCGAGCTGGAAGGCGACATGGGTGACAGCAAGATGGGCCTGCAGGCGCGTCTGATGTCGCAGGCACTGCGTAAGCTGACCGGTACGATCAACAAAACCGGCTGTACCTGTATCTTCATCAACCAGCTGCGCGAGAAGATCGGGGTAATGTTCGGTAACCCGGAGACGACCACTGGCGGTAACGCCCTGAAGTTCTACGCCTCTGTACGCCTGGATATCCGCCGTGTGGGCCAGATTAAGGAGAGCGCCGATAACATTACCGGTAACCGCACCCGCGTGAAGGTAGTGAAGAACAAAGTGGCGCCTCCGTTCAAGGTAGTAGAGTTTGACATCATGTATGGCGAGGGCATTTCTAAAGTAGGCGAAGTGCTCGACCTGGGCGTTGAACTGGGCATCGTGCAGAAATCAGGCTCCTGGTTCTCCTACAACGGTGACAAGCTGGGCCAGGGCCGTGACGGTGTGAAGCAGATCCTGCTGGACAACCCCGAACTCATGGATGAGATCGAGAACAAGATCAGAGCGATCGTGAAAGGCGAGCCGGAAAAAGTAGCCGCCGCACTGGACGATGCCGCTGCATCATCAGCCGAGTGA
- a CDS encoding peptidylprolyl isomerase: MKKIHQFALSAFATLCLIVLSAQAQAQAPVQQVQVDGIIAKVDNHVILRSDLEFGYLQYLAQSKQQPNEGLKCQVFTSLLQDKLLLARAEIDSITVEDGMVASELNDRINYLASQVGGTERLEQYYNKSLRQLKDELRKTVREQLVMERMQREITSKVSVTPKEIKRYFNNIPKDSLPYFSTEVEIGQIVNIAEIGREQKQEARQKLEELRKRILAGEDFATLAKQYSQDPGSAQDGGTLGFFKKKELVPEYEAAALRLEPGGISNVIESQFGFHLIQLIERRGQEFNTRHILIKPATATVDIAAASAELDSIRTLIVNDSISFAKAAKEYSDDTNTKDNGGMLTSRATGTTYIPMDQVDPAIFFVIDTLEVGEISRPVAFTTPDGKDAVRILYLKSKTPPHLANLTDDYQKIANAALAERRSKAVNEWFKKNINTVYIEVDPEYQDCSGLQQLTQ, translated from the coding sequence TTGAAAAAGATTCATCAGTTCGCCCTATCGGCCTTTGCAACACTCTGCCTCATCGTCTTATCTGCACAGGCCCAGGCCCAGGCACCTGTGCAGCAGGTGCAGGTGGATGGCATCATCGCCAAGGTGGATAACCACGTCATCCTCCGCTCCGACTTGGAGTTTGGCTACCTGCAGTACCTGGCCCAGTCCAAGCAACAGCCCAACGAGGGGTTGAAGTGCCAGGTGTTTACCTCGCTGCTGCAGGACAAGCTGCTGCTGGCCCGCGCCGAGATCGATTCTATCACAGTAGAAGATGGTATGGTTGCAAGCGAGCTAAACGACCGGATCAACTACCTGGCCAGCCAGGTGGGCGGCACCGAGCGCCTGGAGCAATACTACAACAAAAGCCTACGCCAACTAAAAGACGAGTTGCGCAAAACTGTGCGTGAGCAGCTGGTAATGGAACGCATGCAGCGTGAGATCACGAGCAAAGTATCCGTAACTCCTAAAGAGATCAAAAGGTACTTTAACAACATCCCGAAGGACAGCCTGCCCTACTTCTCCACCGAAGTAGAGATTGGCCAGATCGTGAACATTGCCGAGATTGGCCGCGAGCAGAAGCAGGAGGCGCGCCAGAAACTGGAAGAGCTGCGTAAGCGTATACTGGCCGGTGAGGATTTCGCCACGCTGGCCAAGCAGTACTCGCAGGACCCGGGCTCTGCCCAGGACGGAGGTACGCTTGGCTTCTTTAAGAAGAAGGAACTGGTACCGGAGTACGAGGCTGCCGCCCTGCGCCTGGAACCGGGCGGCATCTCCAACGTGATCGAGTCGCAGTTCGGGTTCCACCTGATACAGCTGATCGAGCGCCGCGGGCAGGAGTTTAACACGCGCCACATCCTGATAAAGCCGGCCACCGCCACGGTAGACATTGCCGCCGCCTCCGCCGAGCTGGACAGCATCCGTACGCTGATCGTGAACGATAGTATTTCATTTGCCAAGGCCGCCAAGGAGTACTCCGACGATACCAACACCAAAGACAATGGCGGCATGCTCACGAGCCGTGCCACTGGCACCACCTACATCCCGATGGACCAGGTGGACCCGGCCATTTTCTTTGTGATCGATACCCTTGAGGTAGGCGAGATTTCCAGGCCTGTGGCCTTTACCACGCCAGATGGCAAGGATGCCGTGCGTATTCTGTACCTGAAGTCGAAAACGCCCCCGCACCTGGCGAACCTGACGGACGATTACCAGAAAATTGCCAACGCGGCCCTGGCCGAGCGGCGCAGCAAAGCCGTAAACGAGTGGTTTAAGAAGAACATCAACACCGTTTACATAGAAGTAGACCCGGAGTACCAGGATTGCAGTGGGCTCCAGCAACTAACGCAATAA